Below is a genomic region from Streptosporangiales bacterium.
GGTCGTGCGATCGCACGCGAGCTCGTGTTCCGCGGTGCCGATGCGCTCCTCGTCGACCTTCGGGAGCCCGCCGAGGTGGTCGACGAGCTGGGGAGCGAGTTCCCCGACCGCCGGGTTCTCGGTGCGGCCGTTGACGTCCGCAGCCCCGAGGCGGTCGGGGCCGCGGTCGAGCGGGCGGCTGACGATCTTGGCACGCTAACCATCCTGGTCAACAACGCCGGAACGGCGTCCCGGTCCAGCCTCGAGGCAATGACGCTGGACGAGTGGACCCTGGACATCGACACCAACCTCCGGGGGTGCTTCCTGTTGTGCCAGGCGGTGCTCACGTCGCCCAAGACCCAGGAGAGCATGCGGTCGGTCGTCAACATCTCGTCCATCAGTGGGATCATGGGCGGCCCCCGGTCCGGCGGCGCCGGAGGGGGCCGGTCCGGACCGGCGTACGCCGCCTCCAAGGGTGGCGTCATCGCCCTGACCAAGTGGCTCGCCAAGGAGGTCGGCGACCGTGGCATAACAGTCAACTCCGTGGCCCCGGGACCCGTTGCGACAGCCATGACCGGATCTGTCACCTATTCCCTTGACGACCAGCTGATCAAGCGGATGGGAACGCCCGAGGAGATCGCGGCTGCCGTCGCCTACCTGGCCTCGCCCGGAGCCCGCTATGTGACCGGCCAGGTGATCCGGGTCTGTGGGGGCGCGTCCGTCGGGTGATCCACGGGGAGCTGTCTCGCCACTTCCCGCCCGATGCCGTGTACCCTCGCTGAAGGAGAACTCTCGTGACCATCGCCCCAGCCGTGCGCGGCCTTCCCGGGACCGATCGCCGGACGCGGCGTACCCCGAACCTGGCCCGGGCTCTCTCCGGGACCGCGCTGCGTACGC
It encodes:
- a CDS encoding SDR family oxidoreductase translates to MHTTDSFDLTGETALVTGAARGIGRAIARELVFRGADALLVDLREPAEVVDELGSEFPDRRVLGAAVDVRSPEAVGAAVERAADDLGTLTILVNNAGTASRSSLEAMTLDEWTLDIDTNLRGCFLLCQAVLTSPKTQESMRSVVNISSISGIMGGPRSGGAGGGRSGPAYAASKGGVIALTKWLAKEVGDRGITVNSVAPGPVATAMTGSVTYSLDDQLIKRMGTPEEIAAAVAYLASPGARYVTGQVIRVCGGASVG